From Lagenorhynchus albirostris chromosome 15, mLagAlb1.1, whole genome shotgun sequence, one genomic window encodes:
- the TVP23A gene encoding Golgi apparatus membrane protein TVP23 homolog A, producing MKQALVDDTEDVSLDFGNEEELAFRKAKIRHPVATFFHLFFRVSATITYVGCDWFSRSFVGCFVTVLLLLSFDFWSVKNVTGRLLVGLRWWNQIDEDGKSHWIFEARKVSPNTVAATEAEARVFWLGLIICPMIWIVFFFSSLFSLKLKWLALVIAGISLQAANLYGYVLCKMGGESDISKVTASFLSQTVLQTACPRDFQKPGLEGLEIHKY from the exons ATGAAGCAG GCCCTGGTGGACGATACTGAGGATGTGTCCCTGGATTTTGGCAACGAAGAGGAACTGGCGTTTCGGAAAGCCAAGATCAG GCACCCGGTGGCCACGTTTTTCCACCTGTTTTTCCGAGTGAGTGCCACCATCACCTATGTGGGCTGTGACTGGTTCAGCAGAAGCTTCGTGGGCTGTTTTGTCACCGTGCTTCTCCTCCTGTCCTTCGACTTCTGGTCTGTGAAG AATGTAACCGGACGACTCCTGGTGGGCCTTCGCTGGTGGAACCAGATCGACGAAGATGGGAAAAGCCACTGGATTTTTGAAGCCAGAAAG GTCTCTCCAAATACCGTGGCTGCCACAGAGGCGGAAGCTCGGGTCTTCTGGCTCGGCCTCATCATCTGCCCCATGATTTGGATCGTGTTCTTTTTTAGCTCCTTATTTTCCTTGAAGCTCAAGTGGCTG GCCCTTGTGATAGCTGGGATTTCTCTCCAAGCCGCTAACCTGTACGGCTACGTCCTTTGTAAGATGGGAGGCGAGAGTGACATCAGCAAAGTCACAGCCAGTTTTCTGTCCCAGACGGTGCTCCAGACG GCCTGTCCAAGAGACTTCCAGAAGCCTGGCCTTGAGGGGCTGGAGATTCACAAGTATTAG